Within the Marinobacter sp. SS13-12 genome, the region TTCCGAAGATATCCACCATGAAGCCGTCGGCGCCGGAAATAAGATCCCGGATATCGCTGTTTACGATGGTGTCAAAGACCAGAGGCCGGGTGCCGTCAACGTCCGCTGCCTTGTTGATGCGTTTGACCATTTCCCGGGCTTTGTCAGTGTCATCAATATATGGCACCGTAATGCGCTCGAAATCGATTTTTTCGAATTGCGCCAGCAGGCTGTGGCCGAGAGCCTCGGCGGTCAGGCCAGTACCATCGGAAATAAAGAAAGCGGTTCTTTTCATGGCGTGTCGTCCGGCTCCGTATTTGGCGGGTTCCCTAGGTAATTTCCACAGGTTACAGTATCATACACGCCAAGTTCGAGAGCCCGCAGTGGAGAATGCAGGAATTGCAGGGGCAGGGTCACGTGAGAGTCACCTCCACCGCTTCGGTTTCGCTCTTTGCTTCAACGAATCAAGGGAGACACGCTTTGGAAGATTACATTATCTGGTTTGATCACCTGGGAATGTCAGATGTTGACCGGGTTGGAGGAAAGAATGCCTCCCTCGGTGAAATGATCAGTAATCTCGCCAATGCAGGTGTTACGGTGCCCGGAGGCTTCGCCACCACGGCCCATGCTTATCGTGAGTTCCTCGCAAAAGATGGCCTGCGCGAAAAGATCGATAACACGCTCGACGCCCTGGACATTAACGATGTTAATGAACTTGCACGAGTTGGCTCCCAGATCCGCCAGTGGATCCTCGATACACCCTTCCCCGAGGCACTGGAAAAACCGCTGGAAGACGCTTACGCGAAACTGCGCGGCGGTAATGACAATATGGCGGTTGCGGTGCGTTCCTCCGCCACAGCCGAAGACCTGCCGGATGCTTCTTTTGCGGGCCAGCAGGAAACGTTCCTCAATGTGGTGGGGCTGGAGCAGGTTCGCACGTCGGTGAAGGAAGTGTTTGCCTCGCTGTTTAATGACCGTGCCATATCCTACCGTGTTCACCACGGTTTTGATCACAAGCAGGTAGCCCTGTCTGCGGGCATCCAGAAGATGGTTCGCAGCGAAACCGCCGCCAGCGGTGTCATGTTTACCCTGGACACGGAATCCGGCTTCCGGGATGTGGTGTTTATTACCGGCTCCTATGGACTCGGCGAAACCGTGGTTCAGGGTGCGGTAAACCCCGATGAGTTTTACGTTCACAAGCCCACCCTTGATGCCGGCCGGCCCGCTGTTCTGCGTCGTAACCTCGGCAGCAAGGCCATCAAGATGGTCTATCACACGGATCCGTCCGCAGAGCAGTTTGTGGAAACCGTCAAGGTCGAGCAGGAGGAGCGTAATCGCTTCTGTATTACCGATGCCGAAGTGGAAGAGCTGGCCAAACAGGCCATGATCATCGAAAACCACTACCAGCGCCCGATGGACATCGAGTGGGCGAAAGACGGTGACGACGGCCTTATCTACATCGTTCAGGCCCGCCCTGAAACCGTCAAGAGCCGCGCATCCGCCAACGTGATGGAGCGCTATCTGCTGAACGAAACCGGCACGGTTCTGGTGGAGGGTCGCAGTATTGGTCACAAGATTGGCAGTGGCCCCGTCAAGATCATCACCAGTATCAAGGAAATGGACCGGGTACAGGCCGGCGATGTGCTGGTCACCGATATGACCGATCCGGACTGGGAGCCGGTGATGAAACGGGCCTCCGCCATTGTCACGGACCGTGGCGGGCGTACCTGCCACGCCGCCATTATTGCCCGTGAACTGGGCATACCGGCGGTGGTTGGTTGCGGCGATGCAACGGACGTGCTGAAAGACGGTCAGGAAGTGACCGTATCCTGCGCCGAAGGTGACACCGGCCTGATTTACGAAGGCAGCCTGGATTTCGAGCTGAAAGAGAACACGGTTGATTCCATGCCCAATATTCCGTTCAAGATCATGATGAACGTGGGCAACCCGGACCGTGCCTTCGACTTCCAGGCCCTGCCCAATGAAGGCGTAGGCCTGGCACGCCTGGAATTCATTATCAACCGTATGATCGGTGTGCATCCCAAGGCTCTGCTCAACTATGACGGCCTGCCCCGTGACATTCGCCAGACCGTGGAAAAGCGCATTTCCGGGTACAGCTCACCGGTGGATTTCTACGTCGACAAACTGGTTGAAGGCATTTCCACCCTGGCAGCGGCGTTTGCCCCCAAGAAAGTGATTGTCCGGCTGTCGGATTTCAAGTCCAACGAGTACGCCAACCTCATCGGTGGCACCCTGTACGAGCCGGACGAGGAAAACCCGATGCTGGGCTTCCGGGGCGCTTCCCGCTATATCTCCGAGACCTTCCGTGACTGTTTCGAGCTTGAGTGTCGGGCCCTGAAGAAGGTGCGCAACGAGATGGGCTTCACCAACGTGGAAGTGATGGTGCCGTTTGTGCGCACCGTGGGTGAAGCGGAACAGGTGGTGAACCTGCTGGCCGAGAATGGTCTCAAGCGTGGTGATAACGGCCTGAGAGTCATCATGATGTGTGAGTTGCCTGCCAATGCCTTGCTGGCGGATCAGTTCCTGGAGCATTTTGACGGGTTTTCCATCGGCTCCAACGATCTGACCCAGCTGACCCTGGGGCTGGACAGGGATTCAGGCATCATTGCGCACCTGTTCGACGAGCGGAACGACGCCGTCAAGGCCTTGCTGGCCAGTGCTATTCAGGCCTGCAAAAAGGCCAATAAGTACATCGGTATCTGCGGGCAGGGGCCATCCGATCATCCGGATCTTGCAAAGTGGCTGATGGACCAGGGTATCGATTCGGTGTCCCTGAACCCGGACTCGGTTCTGGATACATGGTTCTTCCTTGCTGACGAGAAAATCGACTGACCAATTCGAGAAAAGGAGAGCGCAAGCGTGCCTATCGTAACCCCTGATCTGTGTGATGATTATCCGGAAATACTCGTGGTGGAGCCGGGATTTCGCAATTATGGCGCCCGGGATGCGTTCGGCGGCGAGATTGTGACGGTCAAGTGCTTTGAGGATAACTCCATCGTCAAAGAGCAGGTTGCCCTTCCGGGAAACGGACGTGTGATGGTTGTTGACGGCGGCGGCTCAAAGCGCGCCGCGCTGCTCGGCGATATGCTGGCGGAAAAGGCGGCTGACAATGGTTGGGCCGGGCTGATTATTTATGGCTGCATACGGGACGTGGACGTGATCGGTAAGACGGCTCTGGGTGTCCAGGCGCTGGGCACCCATCCGCGCAAAACTGAAAAACGCGGTGTGGGTGACCTGAACGTACCGGTGACATTTGGAGGCGTGACCTTCCACCCGGGCCACTATGTCTATGCTGACAACAACGGTATTGTGGTATCCGAGAAGGCGCTCAAGACCGGTTAGATTCTTTTCATTCTGCGAATGCCCGGTAGTCCTTTGCGGTTACCGGGTATTGCTGTCTGGTCATCCTGATCAGCGTTTTATCTCGACAATCTCCATTCCCAGCAGGAAACCGTCGCCGTCAGGCTCGCAACGCAGTACGCGACAAACTGTCTCGAACGGGGGGAACTGCTCACTGGTTGTCGGCAGCAGGGTATTTATTTCGTCCCCTTCGGAAAACGCCCTTTCAACGAAGAGTTGCATGCCAGTGCCGCTCAGGTCTTTGCAAATACCCGGAAATGTCACACCGTTACTATCCGTGAGTTCGATTTCAAGATTCATCGTCATGCGATGAAAATCGCGTTTCTCCGAATAGTTTTTCATGAACTCCGACATTGCGGCACCTCACGGTTGTTGTTTTATTCTTTATAATGGCTATGGCGCTGAGCGTCAAAGTATATACGTGAGAGTGCCGGGGGCAGAGGCTATGCCCAGTTATCGGTTTTCCGGGTTGGCTTCAGGAGCGGGATCACCAACGCGAGAATTACGCCCAGCAAAACCAGGGCAGCGCCAAGCAGCATGAAGTCGGATTCTTCCTTCGCCTCCAGTCTTTCCTTTTCAGCGGTGAGTACTTCCAGCTCATTGCGAAGTTTCTGATTCTCCTCGCGAAGCTCGCCGTTTCGGCGGTCAAGGTTGATTGAATCCGCAGCCACTTCCTTGATATTGCTGAGCTCTTCGCTGAGACGGCCGGCCCTGGATTGAAGAGCCTCCTCGGAGTTTCTGAGCTCATTCCTTTCGCTGGTGACTTCCTGCAGTTGTGTCTTGACCTCGCTCAGTTCGTTACGGGCCTGTTCAAGCTGCCGGTTTGCCTGTTCAAGACGTTGGCGGGCTATCGGAGTCTCGGTGATGTAGCGGCTGACTATCCAGCCTTCGATGCCATCGGGGGTGCGTACCCGGCTATAGCCGGACTCAGAGGTTTCCAGGAGCTCGAGGGCGGTACCACTACGAACGCCGGAATGGAGAATGCGATATTGTGTCCCTTCACCGCTGCGGATGGGAGCAAAAAGTGTATCGTCGACGTAGACGGTTTTTGCATGGGCTGAGGTGGCAGCGACCATCAACACAATCAAGCAGATAAAAAGACGTTTAGGCGACACTGGCTTTGTTCCCTGAAACAGCAAGTTGAGGCGCAATTTTGTCACAGATACCGGGTCATACAAGGTAGCGTTCATTACAAAAAACTCATGGAGTTCGATGCGGGCACAGGGGCGCGGCTCACGGGAGCACAGCCTTGAAGGGTTTGACGGTAACCCGCTGGTAAACCCCGGCTTCCACGTAGGGATCGGCATCTGCCCAGGCCTGGGCAGACTCCAGGGAGTCAAACTCGGCAATGACCAGGCTGCCGGTAAATCCCGCATCACCCGGTTCCGGGGTGTCGAGTGCAGGGTGGGGGCCTGCAACCAGCAGCCTGCCCTCGTCCTTCAGGGCGTTGAGCCGTGCAATATGGTCTGGACGGGCCGAAGATCTCAGTGACAGGCTGTCTTCAACGTCCTCGCTGATAATGGCGTAATACATGGCGTTCTCCGGATATTTGCTGACACGGGCCAGTGCCTGGCTGATACACTGGCACCTTTGTAATAACTCTGAAATCGGAATCGATGTGACTATAACGCAAGAAGCTGAGTTCTGCATTGATCTGCATTGCCACAGTACGGCATCAGACGGCGCCCTGGCGCCGGAAGATCTTGTGCGGCGGGCCAGCGATAAAGGTGTGACCCACCTCGCACTGACGGATCACGACACTATTTCAGGTCTGGGCGATGCCACAGAGGCAGCGCAGGCCGCTGGTATTTCTCTGGTTGCGGGTACTGAACTCTCCTGTCTCTGGAGAAGCCACACGATACATATCGTCGGGCTGGATTTTGATACCTCAGACCACAACCTCAATGCTGCTCTGGCACGTCAGAATGATAACCGCTGGCGCCGCGCCCGCACGATTGCCGAAAAGCTTGCCAAGTTGAAAATTGACGACATGGTGGAGAAGGCCACGCTCAAGGCTGGCGGCGATGTGCCGGGCCGGCCGCATTTTGCCAGGGTGCTGGTGGAGGAAGGAGTGGTCAAGGACTCGGCACAGGCCTTCAAACGTTACCTGGGTTCCGGCAAGGCGGGTGATGTGAAGGGCTTCTGGCCTTCGCTGGAGGAGGTGGTGCAATGGATTACTGGTGCAGCGGGGATTGCGGTCCTGGCGCATCCCAGAAAATACAAACTGACTGCTACCAAATTGCGGGCGTTGACCAGCGATTTTCGCCAGGCCGGCGGCCGGGCTATCGAGGTGTCCACATCGGGCCAGTCCAGTGGCGACCTTGGCTTCCTGGCGGAGCTGTGCCGCCGCGAGAACCTGTTGGCTTCCCAGGGCAGTGATTTTCACTTTCCCGGGGCACCCTGGTGTGAACTGGGCTCCATAATGAAAATGCCAGACGGGCTCGATCCCGTCTGGCATCATTTCAGACAACCGGTAGGCGTTCCCGCAGCGGTTTAATCCGGAGCGTGGAACAACAGGTACAGATCCGTCAGCGAGTCCGGAATCGCGTCCGCCATGTCACGTGACAGTTTCGGGCTGTTGCGGACGTTCTGGAAATCTTCATCCTCGAACAGGCCTGACAGTGTCAGCATCGGCACCAGCAGGTCTGCGGTTTCTTCCTCACCTGCTTCCAGCCACGCATCCTCATTTTCAAGGAACGTATCCACAAAGCCTGCGCACCAGTTTTCCAGTGCATTCATCGGATCGCCATCTTCAGGCTCCGGCAACTCCAGGGGCTGCCCCAGGTCCAGAGCGTGGGCCATATCCCGGCCGAGTTGTTCCACAGCATTACGGAAGGTATCCGGAATCTGGCCGCCGGGCGCCTCATCGGCGCCCGTAGCCAGCCTGAAGATGTCCTCAGTGCTGAGTGATGCCGGGCCTACCACGCTGGCGCAGACAACCCCGTGCAAACCGAAGAAGTCCAGGGCGTCGTCGCCCCAGGGTTCTGCGAACAAGATGTCTTCCAGCGCTTCAATGTCCGAATCTGATAGCATTCGTCAGTTACTCCCGGCCTTTTTGGCCTCTTCGGCTGCCCGCTGACGTTTACGGACTTCCCTCGGATCATTGTAGGCGCGGCCCGGTGTTACCGGTACATCCACCTGGTCGGTTGGTTTTTCCGGCTCTGCTGCTGGCTCCTCGGCCTTTTCAGCGGGCTTGTCGTCCTGCCTGGCCTGTTCGGCTTCCGGCTCTGCGGAAGGTTCCGGAGCTGCCGCCGGCTTGTCTTCCGGTTTGCTGTCATCATCCTTTGCAGCGGGTTCCGCTGCAGGAGTCTGCTCTGCAGGCTGTTCGGTTTTATCCGCTTCCGGAGCAGTGGCTGCCGTTTCAGCGGTACCATCAGGGCTGGTGGTTGCCTCGGCTTCGGCCTGCTGCTCGGGTTTTGCAGTGACTTCGGGTTCTGCAGTCCCGGTGTCTGCCGCTGGCGCCGGCTTCGCAGCTGTTTTGTCTGGGGACGGCTCGTCCGCTGTCTCCGGCGTGGCCGTGTCAGTCGCTGTTTCGGCCTTCTTCGCTGCAGGCTTCCTGGTGGAAGATCTGCGCGGACGGGCAGGGCGTTTTGGCTTTTCTTCGCTGACCGGCTGTTCCGTTCCCGGTGATTCAGCAGGTGCTTCTACCTGATCAGCGTTCACTGTGTCCGAGGGTTCCGCCTCTGGCTGCTTCGGGGATGCCTCCGGAGTCGCTGCTGCTTCAGCCTCCTTGACGCTCCGATTCTCTACCGGCTTTTCGGCTGGTTTATCTACCGGCTTCTCCGCCGGCTTTTCCTCTGACGTATTGGCAGCCGCTACATCCGGCTTTACAGCGGGTTGCGCTGCAGGCTGTTTTTCCAGCTGGTCTTCCGGCTGGGTATCTTTCTGGTGCTTTTCACTCCGGGCAGTCTTGCGATCCGCCGG harbors:
- the ppsA gene encoding phosphoenolpyruvate synthase, producing MEDYIIWFDHLGMSDVDRVGGKNASLGEMISNLANAGVTVPGGFATTAHAYREFLAKDGLREKIDNTLDALDINDVNELARVGSQIRQWILDTPFPEALEKPLEDAYAKLRGGNDNMAVAVRSSATAEDLPDASFAGQQETFLNVVGLEQVRTSVKEVFASLFNDRAISYRVHHGFDHKQVALSAGIQKMVRSETAASGVMFTLDTESGFRDVVFITGSYGLGETVVQGAVNPDEFYVHKPTLDAGRPAVLRRNLGSKAIKMVYHTDPSAEQFVETVKVEQEERNRFCITDAEVEELAKQAMIIENHYQRPMDIEWAKDGDDGLIYIVQARPETVKSRASANVMERYLLNETGTVLVEGRSIGHKIGSGPVKIITSIKEMDRVQAGDVLVTDMTDPDWEPVMKRASAIVTDRGGRTCHAAIIARELGIPAVVGCGDATDVLKDGQEVTVSCAEGDTGLIYEGSLDFELKENTVDSMPNIPFKIMMNVGNPDRAFDFQALPNEGVGLARLEFIINRMIGVHPKALLNYDGLPRDIRQTVEKRISGYSSPVDFYVDKLVEGISTLAAAFAPKKVIVRLSDFKSNEYANLIGGTLYEPDEENPMLGFRGASRYISETFRDCFELECRALKKVRNEMGFTNVEVMVPFVRTVGEAEQVVNLLAENGLKRGDNGLRVIMMCELPANALLADQFLEHFDGFSIGSNDLTQLTLGLDRDSGIIAHLFDERNDAVKALLASAIQACKKANKYIGICGQGPSDHPDLAKWLMDQGIDSVSLNPDSVLDTWFFLADEKID
- the rraA gene encoding ribonuclease E activity regulator RraA — its product is MPIVTPDLCDDYPEILVVEPGFRNYGARDAFGGEIVTVKCFEDNSIVKEQVALPGNGRVMVVDGGGSKRAALLGDMLAEKAADNGWAGLIIYGCIRDVDVIGKTALGVQALGTHPRKTEKRGVGDLNVPVTFGGVTFHPGHYVYADNNGIVVSEKALKTG
- a CDS encoding PilZ domain-containing protein, with amino-acid sequence MSEFMKNYSEKRDFHRMTMNLEIELTDSNGVTFPGICKDLSGTGMQLFVERAFSEGDEINTLLPTTSEQFPPFETVCRVLRCEPDGDGFLLGMEIVEIKR
- a CDS encoding TIGR04211 family SH3 domain-containing protein, with translation MSPKRLFICLIVLMVAATSAHAKTVYVDDTLFAPIRSGEGTQYRILHSGVRSGTALELLETSESGYSRVRTPDGIEGWIVSRYITETPIARQRLEQANRQLEQARNELSEVKTQLQEVTSERNELRNSEEALQSRAGRLSEELSNIKEVAADSINLDRRNGELREENQKLRNELEVLTAEKERLEAKEESDFMLLGAALVLLGVILALVIPLLKPTRKTDNWA
- a CDS encoding YciI family protein — encoded protein: MYYAIISEDVEDSLSLRSSARPDHIARLNALKDEGRLLVAGPHPALDTPEPGDAGFTGSLVIAEFDSLESAQAWADADPYVEAGVYQRVTVKPFKAVLP
- a CDS encoding PHP domain-containing protein, which translates into the protein MTITQEAEFCIDLHCHSTASDGALAPEDLVRRASDKGVTHLALTDHDTISGLGDATEAAQAAGISLVAGTELSCLWRSHTIHIVGLDFDTSDHNLNAALARQNDNRWRRARTIAEKLAKLKIDDMVEKATLKAGGDVPGRPHFARVLVEEGVVKDSAQAFKRYLGSGKAGDVKGFWPSLEEVVQWITGAAGIAVLAHPRKYKLTATKLRALTSDFRQAGGRAIEVSTSGQSSGDLGFLAELCRRENLLASQGSDFHFPGAPWCELGSIMKMPDGLDPVWHHFRQPVGVPAAV
- a CDS encoding YecA family protein: MLSDSDIEALEDILFAEPWGDDALDFFGLHGVVCASVVGPASLSTEDIFRLATGADEAPGGQIPDTFRNAVEQLGRDMAHALDLGQPLELPEPEDGDPMNALENWCAGFVDTFLENEDAWLEAGEEETADLLVPMLTLSGLFEDEDFQNVRNSPKLSRDMADAIPDSLTDLYLLFHAPD